ACAGTGAGGTTAGGACTAGCGTTGAAAAACTGGATTCAGTCGGCAAGGTTAAAGATATGTCTAGGCACATGCGGTTATGGTGTGTTTGAGTATGTGATGTAGGTTGCTACACTGCAGTAACACAAGAAAGTTTGAACTCTCTTAATATACACTTTCTTTCCAACTTGCTCCACTGCAATCTTTCCCCTTCTTCAGTAAGTAGATAAGGTTTTGCTCATAAGATACTTTGAACAATCACCTTCCAGCTCTCCCacttgataaatatatatatgtttctaaCCTTGCTTTATGAACGGATATTTTACATGGCTGAAATGGATTAGCTGGTTCTTTTACaagaattttgaaaacagtCTGTCATCAGCTATTGGTAGCTGTAATACAGCATGTAGAGATGCCTGGAACTGCACTCTTTTGCATTGATATTCTGAATATATCTGTTCCTCTGTAGCTCCCATCAATAAATACTGCTGTGACACTGAATTACAGCATACCTTtaatatatgaaataaaagagTTTCAGATGATATGTacaattttttctccttttatgtCTTTTCAGAATCTCATTCAGGTGACGGTTGAAAAGTATGGTCGCATTGATTGCCTGATCAACAATGCTGGAACCCGTGAGTTGATATTTCAAGCATTTCTGTTAGATGTGAAAGATAGCCAGCTTAGCATAATTAGATAAGGATGTTAGCCATTAGCCTTGTTGCAACTAATCTGGCTCTCAAGTTCTTTCAGAATTGAAGATGAACATTGAGCTGAGAGAAAAAAGGGTTGCAACAGAATAGGGATGATGTTATATAAGTGGGTGATACATAATTAACacataaagaaatacaaaaagcTATAAAGAAAgacatgggaaaaaaatttaaatacattagtatgtaaaaaataaagatgaagaaaaaaatgtgcagttCTTTTTGCTAGAGAATATTTAGCTAAGATCTTGTATATATCTTAATGCAACTGTTCTTTTGAAAATTGGGGTGGGGTGTAAGTGAAAATATTCTGATTAGTTAACTGAAAATGCATTTGCAGCATCCTACTGTGGTGCAACTAAAGTGAGCCTTAGTAAGCTGTATCAGTAAAGGTACCAATGGGAACTTTATAAACTGGGTTgtctatttttaatgttttcttttaaactttgtttcttCAAACTCAAATTAACAGCTCACTAATGTTTTGCAGATCCACCTCACAAACCAATTGATGATTTCAGTGCAGATGACTTTCGTGGACTCCTTAACTTGAACTTAGTCAGTTACTTCCTTGCCAGCAAGGTTTGTAAATTCAGTTGTGTCAACAAATTTAGGCTTCATTGGATATTTTCTGGAACAGAATTTTAGCCATCACTGGTTTATTGAATATCCCCATCTCTTTTACATAAAATCAATATACACTGtcagaatttttcattttggtatATTTGTGGTTTTCAGTATGCTTTACCATACCTTCGCAAGACTCAGGGTAATATCATCAATGACTCCAGTCTGGTTGCACAGATAGGACAAATGGGAGCTGTTACATATGTTTCAACAAAGGTAATTTTAGATAGCAAGCAGAAAATTGCACCAAGAAAGCAagacatatttcttttaaaaaaaaaaaacccaccaataTCAAGCAAGGTGTATTCAGAGATTTGATACAAGGAAAAATTGAGATCATCTAAATCTTCATTCAAGTGCATCTATAAAATATTGAACACATTAATCTTATCAGAATCTACAAGAAGTAAGTGAAATTTTTTATTGATTGAAAATTGTATTACATTGGAAGGTAAATCTTCTGGgattattcttattcttttccAGGGTGCTATTAATTCTATGACCAAGGCTCTAGCTGTAGATGAAGCTCGGTACAATGTTCGTGTTAACTCGTGAGTATCCGTTCAAATTTCTgttggaaatattttcaaaagtaattTATGTATCTCTGTCTTTAATATGCCTGACAGTAGTTGATATAGATTTCAACACATTTTCCCTTCTCGATCAATCTTGAATAGTAAGTGATTCACTCTTGGATACGACATCCCTCCATTTCTCTGTAATAAGTTTTTCAGTCCCAAGGATAATAAataatccctttttttttttagattttcacCAGGAAATGTGTGGACTCCATTGTGGGATGAAGGAGCAAGGAGTACTAATGACTATAATGCTGCAGTAGAGGGTGGTAAGGACTGCCAGGTAACTATACTTGAACACTTCTATATTCAATACCCTCCCTTATT
This is a stretch of genomic DNA from Pomacea canaliculata isolate SZHN2017 linkage group LG3, ASM307304v1, whole genome shotgun sequence. It encodes these proteins:
- the LOC112559491 gene encoding 17-beta-hydroxysteroid dehydrogenase 14-like, producing the protein MEVAGVLSTAGLRYKDKVTIITGGTKGIGKGCVEVFVRNGSKVVFCARGEKDGLQVEKDVNAIGPGEALFVQCDMSNEESIKNLIQVTVEKYGRIDCLINNAGTHPPHKPIDDFSADDFRGLLNLNLVSYFLASKYALPYLRKTQGNIINDSSLVAQIGQMGAVTYVSTKGAINSMTKALAVDEARYNVRVNSFSPGNVWTPLWDEGARSTNDYNAAVEGGKDCQLLGRFGTIEECGLVCLFLAADATFCTGIDIPVSGGAELNYGKKNMMTKENPFA